The following proteins are encoded in a genomic region of Heptranchias perlo isolate sHepPer1 chromosome 6, sHepPer1.hap1, whole genome shotgun sequence:
- the tmtc4 gene encoding protein O-mannosyl-transferase TMTC4 isoform X1, protein MMLQSEWNLDNTLPLPQLPHCWAKAIVGALALLCFGISYDGDFVFDDSEAIINNKDLRPETSLSNLWEHDFWGTNLVSNTSHKSYRPFTVLTFRLNHLIAGGLHPVGFHLVNIALHSVISVMALDVFSVLIGGLAHDEKGNLLNMAPKASFLAAVLFAVHPIHTESVAGIVGRADLLCALFFLLSFISYCKAFTKYDAEGEFSFHWILVSLLLCAVAMLCKEQGITVLGVNTVFDACVICKMDILQLGTAWLRKDKTSEKNLTWKRGFFTRILLVTSGGMALLYGRWRIMGTGPPAFTEADNPASFADSVLVRAINYNYYYSLNTWLLVCPWWLCFDWSMGCLPLIKSVSDIRFLASLVLWFFLVGLGLQALCSKNTDERRILTSGITLMIIPFLPASNIFFRVGFVIAERVIYLSSAGYCMLLSYGICILSRQGRRIKNIISVAVIGLVILNIMRCIRRSYQWRTEEDLFISALSVCPFNAKVHYNVGKNLADRGKEIPAIQYYREAVRLNPKYVHAMNNLGNILKERKELHEAEKLLSRAVAIQPDFAAAWMNLGIVQNSLNKFKEAERSYWTAIKYRKKYPDCYYNLGRLYADLHRNLDALNAWRNATILKPDHNLAWNNLIILLDNTGNLEQAETVGKEALKLLPSDHTIMFSFANVLGKLKKYKESESLFLKALQINPTIASYHGNLAVLYHRWGKLDLAKERYEAAVKLDPASPGIVENYNLLKKKLEQIKKGRL, encoded by the exons ATGATGCTGCAGTCTGAATGGAACTTGGACAACACTCTACCACTGCCACAGCTTCCTCACTGTTGGGCCAAGGCGATTGTCGGTGCACTCGCTCTCCTGTGCTTTGGGATCAGTTACGATGGAGATTTTGTCTTTGATGATTCAGAAGCTATTATTAATAACAAG GACCTCAGACCAGAGACATCACTTAGCAACCTTTGGGAACATGACTTCTGGGGGACTAATCTTGTTAGCAACACCAGTCACAAATCCTATCGCCCATTCACGGTACTTACATTCAG GTTGAACCACCTGATTGCGGGAGGATTGCACCCGGTTGGGTTTCACTTGGTCAACATTGCACTGCACAGTGTGATCTCAGTGATGGCACTGGATGTGTTCTCAGTGCTCATAGGCGGCCTGGCACACGACGAGAAAGGGAACCTGCTAAATATGGCACCAAAAGCATCATTTCTAGCTGCAGTGCTGTTCGCTGTTCATCCAATACACACGGAGAGT GTCGCTGGGATTGTTGGCAGAGCAGACCTCCTCTGTGCTTTGTTCTTTCTGTTGTCCTTCATCAGCTACTGTAAAGCCTTCACAAAAT ATGATGCAGAAGGCGAGTTCTCCTTTCACTGGATCCTGGTCAGCTTGTTGCTATGCGCAGTGGCGATGCTTTGCAAGGAACAAGGTATCACAGTCCTG GGTGTAAATACAGTGTTTGATGCCTGTGTGATCTGCAAAATGGATATCCTACAACTAGGCACTGCATGGTTAAGAAAAGACAAAACATCAGAG AAAAATCTAACGTGGAAAAGAGGATTTTTTACCAGAATTCTCCTGGTGACATCTGGAGGAATGGCACTGCTCTACGGTCGATGGAGAATTATGGGCACAGGGCCCCCTGCTTTCACTGAAGCAGATAACCCAGCATCATTTGCAGACAGCGTACTTGTGCGA GCCATTAATTATAATTACTACTACTCTCTGAATACCTGGCTACTCGTGTGCCCCTGGTGGCTGTGTTTTGATTGGTCAATGGGCTGTTTACCTCTCATTAAATCAGTCAGCGACATTAGATTTCTTGCCTCTCTAGTACTTTGGTTCTTCCTCGTTGGTCTTGGTTTGCAAGCTTTATGCTCCAAAAACACCGATGAAAGAAG AATCCTTACCTCTGGAATCACACTTATGATCATACCATTCCTTCCTGCATCTAACATTTTCTTCAGAGTAGGGTTTGTGATTGCAGAGAGAGTGATCTATCTCTCCAGTGCTGGTTACTGCATGCTGTTGTCTTATGGCATTTGCATTTTATCGAGACAAGGCAGGAGGATTAAG AATATCATCTCTGTTGCTGTGATAGGCTTGGTCATTCTGAATATTATGCGATGTATCAGGCGCAGTTACCAGTGGAGAACAGAAGAAGATCTTTTCATAAGTGCCTTGTCAGTGTGTCCCTTCAACGCTAAA gtacATTATAATGTTGGCAAAAATTTAGCTGACAGAGGAAAGGAAATACCAGCAATCCAGTATTACAGAGAAGCTGTAAG ACTCAATCCAAAGTATGTCCACGCTATGAACAATCTCGGAAACATTTTAAAGGAAAGGAAGGAACTACATGAAGCGGAGAAGTTACTCTCCAGAGCTGTAGCCATTCA ACCTGATTTCGCTGCTGCCTGGATGAATCTAGGAATCGTACAGAATAGTTTGAACAAATTTAAAGAGGCTGAAAGGAGTTATTGGACAGCAATAAAATACAGAAAAAAATATCCAGACTGCTACTACAATTTGGGACGTCTG TACGCAGACCTGCATCGGAATTTAGATGCTCTCAATGCCTGGAGGAATGCTACCATTCTCAAACCTGACCACAATTTAGCTTGGAACAACTTGATCATATTACTTGATAACACAG GTAATTTAGAACAAGCTGAAACAGTTGGAAAAGAAGCCCTAAAATTGCTACCCAGCGATCACACAATCATGTTTTCGTTTGCTAACGTACTTGGTAAACTGAAAAAGTACAAG